A DNA window from Primulina tabacum isolate GXHZ01 chromosome 12, ASM2559414v2, whole genome shotgun sequence contains the following coding sequences:
- the LOC142521287 gene encoding putative receptor-like protein kinase At5g39000 produces MNKTQFDVVAGPFTLLGNFSASLTANALRDTHLIGKSGFGEVYKCLIDNGSETFAIKRLKSNSKQWAYKFLTEIETFSELRHVNLVSLIEYCNEHQDIVLVYECMPNGTFADHLYNGTSCSSSLAWKQRLDTCIGAGRGLDCLHTGNAIIHSHVKVSNILSDENFMARVSDFGLVKHENRQNPQRWCWKYAWEIGIRSKCFNGLAEANKVG; encoded by the exons ATGAACAAAACCCAGTTCGATGTTGTCGCAGGACCTTTCACCTTACTTGGTAACTTTAGTGCTTCGCTGACGGCTAATGCTCTTCG TGATACACATTTAATTGGAAAAAGTGGATTTGGTGAAGTCTACAAATGTCTAATCGATAACGGGAGCGAGACATTTGCCATAAAGCGATTAAAATCAAACTCCAAGCAATGGGCATACAAGTTTTTGACAGAGATTGAAACATTTTCCGAGCTCCGACATGTTAACCTGGTTTCTTTGATTGAATACTGCAATGAGCACCAAGATATTGTTCTAGTTTATGAATGTATGCCCAATGGAACTTTCGCGGACCACCTCTACAATGGCACCAGTTGTTCTTCTTCTCTCGCATGGAAGCAACGTCTTGATACGTGCATTGGAGCTGGTCGAGGACTAGATTGTCTTCACACAGGGAATGCAATCATACACAGCCACGTCAAGGTTTCAAATATCCTGTCGGACGAAAACTTCATGGCTCGGGTTTCAGATTTTGGCTTGGTCAAACATGAAAATAGACAAAACCCACAAAGGTGGTGTTGGAAGTATGCGTGGGAGATCGGCATTAGATCAAAGTGTTTCAATGGATTAGCAGAAGCTAACAAAGTTGGCTAG